ACCGGGTCGGTGGATGCCACGAAACCGATGTCCGGCACGATGGGGGCGTCGCTCCACGGGGCACAATCACAATCAGGAGTTATGTTGATCAGGAAATTGATGTAGCCCATCTTCTTCGCATGCGGCTTGACCACACCATAGGCGTACTCGGTCATCCTCTCCACCATCCTGGGCACGTCCGCTTCCCAGTTGATGTCGATGGCCTTTTCTGGACAGACGGTGAGGCACTCACCGCAACCTATGCAGTCCTCGGCAGATATCGTCGCTTTGTTGTCTGGCAGTGTTATCGCCCCTTCTGGACAGACCGAGGCGCAGGCGCCGCAGCCGATGCATACGTCGCGGTTCGACTCCATCCGGCAGCTGTGCTGCTCCTTCTTCCCGATGGCCGGAGCTCCGCCCATGGCGATGTTCTTGATCGCACCTCCGAAACCGGTCATCTCGTGGGCCTTGAAATGGGTCAGCGCGATGATGCCGTCGGCGGAGACAATGTCCCTGGCAAGCTTTACGCTCTGGAAATGCTTCTTACCTATCGGTACATCGACATAGTTCTCGCCCCGCAATCCATCAGAGATTATCAGGGGCGCCCCGGTGACAGTATAATCGAAACCGTGCTCCAAGGCGGTCACCAGGTGGTCCACCGCGTTGTGCCTGCTGCCGGAGTACAGAGTGTTGGTGTCCGTGAGGAATGGATTGCCGCCGCATGCCTTGACCCGGTCCACCACCTTTCTCACGAAGACCGGATTGACATATGAGTCGTTGCCCCTCTCGCCGAAATGGATTTTGATGGCGGTGAGGTCTCCCGGCTTTACCGTTTCCCCAAGTCCGCCCTCGGTGAACAGGTCTCCTACCTTGTTTACCTTGTTCCCTTTCTCCGTCCTCGTCCTCAGGTTGCAGAAATAGACTTTAGCTGACACGAGCCTCATCCCATTTGGATACGGTAATTCGCGGAGGTCCTATTATTATCCATCAATACCGCGGGCCGTTCCCATGGATG
The sequence above is drawn from the Methanomassiliicoccales archaeon genome and encodes:
- a CDS encoding DUF362 domain-containing protein, which codes for MSAKVYFCNLRTRTEKGNKVNKVGDLFTEGGLGETVKPGDLTAIKIHFGERGNDSYVNPVFVRKVVDRVKACGGNPFLTDTNTLYSGSRHNAVDHLVTALEHGFDYTVTGAPLIISDGLRGENYVDVPIGKKHFQSVKLARDIVSADGIIALTHFKAHEMTGFGGAIKNIAMGGAPAIGKKEQHSCRMESNRDVCIGCGACASVCPEGAITLPDNKATISAEDCIGCGECLTVCPEKAIDINWEADVPRMVERMTEYAYGVVKPHAKKMGYINFLINITPDCDCAPWSDAPIVPDIGFVASTDPVAIDQASYDLVNRQIGLADSLLKDNLEAGLDKFKGLRQNTNGELQLSYGEEIGLGSRKYELVSL